Proteins from one Chiloscyllium punctatum isolate Juve2018m chromosome 4, sChiPun1.3, whole genome shotgun sequence genomic window:
- the LOC140476139 gene encoding leucine-rich repeat transmembrane protein FLRT2: MGMSQTRVCFVDWITLLQLWIIFLLGLCTQIAEADFCPLECRCDKKFVYCNDRGLTSVPAGIPEGAAILYLQNNVINNAGFPLDLRNVLSVQTVYLYGNELDEFPVNLPKNMKELHLQENNIQTVSREAIGQLQKLEKLHLDDNSISTVGIEDGAFREATNLKLLFLSRNHLSSVPIGLPLGLEELRLDENRISMVPELAFQNLTLLQRLVLDGNLLTDGGIAEGALEQLVKLTELSLVRNSLTVPPPNLPGDHLVKLNLQENQINEIPVTAFTQLKRLEKLDLSNNQLRMLVRGVFDGMTSLKQILLRNNPWYCDCNIKWVTKWLQSLSFSINVRGLMCQGPEKVRGMAIRDLNINLVSCPTTTPAPHATPIPPAPLPSAVVTVIPMTYTDANISILPFSPGSTALVPPGDKEFTDPLPVGQLQLTVQFVNDTCIQISWLAIFTVTKYRITWVKLGHNLVGGIVHERIVSGNTEQLSLLNLEPKSTYRICMVLLDASNNLQPEDDTVCLEATTKSSSFNTNMASSPEQAAQQDLSSPLLLAGLIGGAVIIVLVALLSVFCWHMHKKGKYDSHSWKYNRGRRKDDYCEAGTKKDNTILEMTETSFHIVSLNNEQMLKEDFRLQSIYPPNGAINFTDCHTRSNSRYCTGGAPDLEQCHT; the protein is encoded by the coding sequence ATGGGAATGTCACAGACCAGAGTCTGTTTCGTGGACTGGATTACTTTATTGCAGTTATGGATTATATTTCTTTTGGGACTGTGCACACAAATAGCTGAGGCGGATTTTTGTCCTTTGGAGTGTCGTTGCGATAAGAAATTTGTTTACTGTAATGACCGTGGCTTGACATCAGTGCCTGCTGGGATACCAGAGGGTGCCGCTATTCTCTACCTCCAAAACAACGTCATCAACAATGCTGGATTTCCTCTTGACTTGCGAAACGTGCTGTCTGTTCAAACGGTATACTTGTACGGCAATGAGCTGGATGAGTTCCCTGTAAACCTACCAAAAAACATGAAGGAGCTCCACTTGCAGGAGAATAATATCCAGACTGTCTCCAGGGAAGCTATTGGCCAGTTGCAGAAACTCGAAAAGCTCCATCTGGATGATAACTCCATCTCAACAGTTGGCATTGAGGATGGCGCTTTTCGAGAAGCCACCAACCTCAAGTTGCTGTTCTTGTCCAGGAACCACCTGAGCAGTGTGCCAATTGGGCTCCCCTTAGGATTGGAAGAGCTCCGGCTGGACGAGAACCGGATCTCCATGGTGCCGGAGCTAGCCTTTCAGAATCTGACCCTTCTTCAGCGCCTAGTCTTGGATGGGAACCTCCTGACTGACGGTGGGATTGCTGAGGGAGCCCTGGAGCAGCTGGTCAAGTTAACTGAACTCTCACTGGTGAGGAATTCTCTCACTGTGCCCCCACCAAACCTTCCAGGTGATCACTTGGTGAAACTGAATTTGCAGGAGAACCAAATCAATGAAATTCCGGTCACTGCCTTCACACAACTGAAACGGCTTGAGAAACTGGATCTCTCCAACAACCAGCTGCGAATGCTGGTGAGAGGAGTTTTTGATGGCATGACCAGTTTGAAACAGATTCTTTTGAGGAATAATCCCTGGTATTGCGACTGCAACATAAAATGGGTGACCAAATGGCTGCAGTCACTTTCGTTTTCTATAAATGTGCGTGGGCTAATGTGTCAGGGTCCAGAAAAGGTCAGAGGAATGGCTATAAGAGACCTGAATATCAACCTGGTATCCTGCCCGACTACCACACCCGCTCCCCACGCCACACCCATCCCTCCTGCCCCCTTGCCATCTGCTGTGGTGACTGTCATTCCCATGACCTACACTGATGCCAACATTTCCATTCTTCCCTTTTCACCGGGGTCAACCGCTCTCGTGCCTCCCGGAGACAAAGAATTCACGGACCCTTTGCCTGTTGGCCAATTGCAACTAACTGTCCAGTTCGTGAATGACACATGCATTCAAATCAGTTGGCTGGCCATCTTCACAGTGACCAAGTACAGAATCACCTGGGTGAAACTGGGCCACAATTTAGTCGGTGGCATTGTGCATGAAAGGATAGTCAGTGGAAATACGGAGCAACTAAGCTTGCTAAATCTGGAGCCGAAATCGACCTACAGGATTTGCATGGTCCTGCTGGACGCCTCAAATAATTTGCAACCAGAGGATGACACAGTTTGTTTGGAAGCCACCACAAAGTCATCATCTTTTAACACAAACATGGCCTCAAGTCCTGAGCAGGCGGCCCAGCAGGACCTGAGCTCCCCTTTACTGTTGGCAGGCCTCATAGGGGGAGCTGTGATCATCGTGCTGGTAGCCCTGCTCAGTGTCTTCTGCTGGCACATGCACAAAAAGGGCAAATACGATTCGCACTCATGGAAGTACAATCGAGGGAGGAGGAAAGATGACTACTGTGAGGCTGGCACAAAAAAGGACAACACAATCCTTGAGATGACTGAGACCAGTTTTCACATAGTCTCGTTAAACAATGAACAAATGCTCAAAGAGGATTTTAGACTGCAGTCAATATACCCTCCAAATGGAGCAATTAACTTTACAGACTGCCACACCAGAAGCAACAGCAGATACTGTACTGGTGGTGCACCAGATTTGGAGCAATGTCATACATGA